In Perognathus longimembris pacificus isolate PPM17 chromosome 3, ASM2315922v1, whole genome shotgun sequence, a single window of DNA contains:
- the Ckap2 gene encoding cytoskeleton-associated protein 2, whose amino-acid sequence MTTPTVPQHLQLPATQRAQSAFREQRRQKLAEHLLRRKTMFSYKQENKISSSGGQRVMIPEDHIQEETKVLKLKAKMDDKENIKRIMEDKHNPVENHFVTLKPKELTNSTTTIETHNFEDNQKLLPIKDNPLSQTMTLSQAFHFKNSNKHKQVTVDKPKQDANMPKKPVLGCYRGQIVQSKINSFRKPLQVKDETSATTKKLSSTFSKATKPELVNTSSVTVRSDKVSNKTTTTQSLSTKSVSSTSQHTQLVRPSIRSLQSSTHDIVKQGTSRTSASVTIRKGPPKKESLQSKPVLSSVKTGSPQDIKRCKALSRNTASENVARPAPSFNTKLIEKSKTIDHRRHTIIAKATVDKSAPPKETAEERKARLSEWRANKGRVLKRPPNSITQLEPEGQKEKPVASFWTTMAEEDEQRLFTEKVNKTFSECLSLINKGYPKEEIMSTLNDLIKNIPDAKTLVKYWICLIRIEPVTSPIENIISIYEKAILAGAQPIEEMRHEIVDILTMKSQEKANLGENTKETGVPSEQIQEIYIEDKVVDLEPENSEGKNNRDVLCKDYEKEQDHKTKDTTDDVAAPETETGASCLIKYNISTTPYLQSIKKKMQLDETNSAFKDLKFLTPVRRSRRLQEKTSKLPDMLKDHYPCVSSLEQLSELGGETDAFVCRPNTALFPMFSETDGTTDELKLP is encoded by the exons ATGACGACCCCGACGGTACCCCAGCATTTGCAGCTGCCTGCTACTCAAAGAGCCCAGTCTGCGTTCCGAG AGCAAAGAAGACAGAAACTTGCAGAACATTTGTTAAGACGAAAAACAATGTTTTCAtacaaacaggaaaataaaatatccag tTCTGGAGGTCAGAGAGTGATGATACCTGAGGACCACATTCAAGAAGAGACAAAAGTTCTGAAACTTAAGGCAAAAATG gatgacaaagaaaatatcaaaagaatTATGGAGGATAAACATAACCCAGTGGAAAACCATTTTGTTACTTTAAAACCTAAAGAATTAACAAATTCAACTACAACAATTGAAACACATAATTTTGAGGATAATCAAAAGTTGTTACCAATTAAAGATAATCCTCTAAGTCAAACTATGACATTAAGTCaggcatttcattttaaaaacagtAATAAGCACAAACAAGTAACTGTAGACAAACCAAAACAAGATGCTAACATGCCTAAGAAACCAGTGCTTGGATGTTATCGTGGCCAAATTGTCCAGTCTAAGATTAATTCATTTAGAAAACCTCTTCAAGTCAAAGATGAGACTTCTGCAACAACAAAGAAACTTTCATCTACTTTCTCTAAAGCCACAAAGCCTGAACTTGTGAACACCAGCAGTGTGACAGTGAGAAGTGATAAAGTCTCCAATAAGACTACTACCACTCAATCTCTGAGCACTAAATCTGTCAGCTCTACATCTCAGCATACACAACTTGTGCGGCCTTCTATTAGAAGTCTCCAAAGTAGCACCCATGACATTGTGAAGCAAGGCACCAGCAGAACCTCTGCCAGTGTTACAATCCGAAAAGGGCCTCCTAAAAAAGAATCACTACAATCAAAACCAGTTCTATCTTCTGTAAAAACAGGTTCTCCTCAGGATATAAAAAGATGTAAGGCACTATCAAGAAACACAGCCTCTGAAAATGTAGCCAGACCTGCTCCATCTTTCAATACCAAGCTAATAGAAAAGTCAAAAACCATTGACCACCGCAGACATACTATAATAGCAAAGGCAACTGTTGATAAATCTGCTCCGCCCAAAGAAACTGCAGAAGAGAGAAA AGCTCGTCTGAGTGAGTGGAGAGCCAACAAAGGAAGAGTGCTGAAAAGGCCTCCTAACTCAATTACCCAGCTTGAGCctgaaggacaaaaggaaaaaccaGTTGCGTCTTTTTGGACTACAATGGCAGAAGAAGATGAACAGAGATTATTTACTGAAAAAGTGAACAAAACATTTTCTGAATGCCTGAGCCTGATTAATAAG GGATAccccaaagaagaaataatgagCACACTGAATGACCTAATTAAAAATATTCCAGATGCCAAAACACTTGTTAAATATTGGATATGTCTTATACGCATTGAACCAGTCACAAGTCCTATTGAAAATATTATCTCAATCTATGAGAAGGCCATTCTGGCAGGGGCTCAG CCTATTGAAGAGATGCGACATGAAATTGTAGATATCTTAACAATGAAGAGTCAAGAAAAAGCTAATTTGg GAGAAAATACCAAGGAGACTGGTGTACCCAGTGAACAAATCCAAGAAATCTACATTGAAGATAAAGTTGTTGATCTAGAGCCAGAAAATTCGGAAGGGAAGAATAATAGAGATGTGCTATGTAAAGATTATGAGAAAGAGCAAGACCACAAAACAAAAGATACAACTGATGATGTTGCAGCCCCTGAAACAGAAACAGGAGCAAGTTGcttaattaaatataatatatctaCAACACCATACTTGCAAAg TATAAAAAAGAAGATGCAACTTGATGAAACAAATTCTGCATTTAAAGATCTAAAGTTTCTAACACCAGTGAGACGTTCCAGACGCCTTCAAGAAAAGACTTCTAAATTGCCAGATATGTTAAAAGACCACTATCCTTGTGTGTCTTCACTAGAACAGTTGTCAGAGTTAGGGGGTGAAACTGATGCTTTTGTATGTCGTCCCAATACAGCACTGTTTCCTATGTTCTCTGAGACTGATGGTACCACAGATGAGCTAAAGCTTCCATGA